From the Astatotilapia calliptera chromosome 6, fAstCal1.2, whole genome shotgun sequence genome, one window contains:
- the kdm2aa gene encoding lysine (K)-specific demethylase 2Aa isoform X3, producing MKMDDSKPRCSKRLRARNQQRYHDDGISDEEIDGRRMFDLEEKVNSERFSSDRVLRMDGKDFTYAFIQRGGLRDPVVFEKPDGLGIKMPDPDFSVNDVKMFVGSRRMIDVMDVSTQKGTEMSMAQWTRYYETPPCQREKLYNVISLEFSHTKLENWVKRPATVDLIDWVDNMWPRHLKERQRDSTNSINDMQYPKVQKYCLMSVEGCYTDFHIDFGGTSVWYHILRGSKVFWLIPPTPQNLELYENWVLSGKQGDVFLGDRASDCQRVELKRGCTFIIPSGWIHAVYTPVDSMVFGGNFLHSFNIPMQLNICSIEDRTRVPAKFRYPFYYEMCWYVLERYVFSLTKTSYLTPEFQKHSLGIGLKNLCGSDPVSEQLKTEGEGVGSEEDSEKLPLKVHLTPLELEGLWNLLGKLEALPSNKKCVPAGIHNAPALITHIKALLKEHANDNPSMSYTGRPIVRWPKRPSWYQPPPPPPPPPRPKLSSTPITPRPQKPASSMSVLRRRRVRCKRCEACMRPECGDCNFCRDMKKFGGPGKLKQTCVLRQCLSPGLPLSAVCEICKEPNQEETGDPSLTLMECSNCAQIVHPACLTVQGEGVVNKDLPSCWECPKCVQGITDPEQPKGDRGDSLPLKRKSSSLLDARMAKIYRRQRHSRDGEDSVSDDDDEASQRRKMALHARGGTHSSKRAFGVNRRGLLRGGSAHRGSRAGLVSPGSSSVLKLKRGVGMRDAGRRGRGVRLRGGSRMQRRGDESDESDEDDDDDEDDDDEDDDDDDDDDEEEEDSEDGDKEQHRRHRRRRRTDDDEDEDVDSEGQFDPEEEEMDTLEDDEEEEVEEEGRWDSDPEPPVLLVSDLSDDLLSGSYLTVTLQRPNKAKRQCGSIVPKLEAAMGPRTAAGQQGFIQRKGALSKPARLRCTDPAADSITPRGPGRPRLRGSRGERGARTRSASSSEEEEAAAHPASSTLSSPSLPSLLSFKDVGNERGGEKEVWVSVFRYLNRAELLACMTVCKAWYKWSCDKRLWSHLDVSRCSPLSNQALAGIVKRQPTSLDLSWTPMAKRQLNCLLTRLPGLRELSVTGLPWSCLSAMVSPTLPHLRLLDLRWCDGVTDAQIKEIVTLPGLESSRSRLRNMVTLRLSGLDITESTLRLLQRHMPQLERLDLAHCKDLTDSSVALLAAAGTHTRNNLTELTLAGCNELTDGCLSYLKRLSSLTLLDLRGCKGISRRACDAFISDLFHVAVYCMMEEKLIQRLD from the exons ATGAAAATGGATGATTCCAAACCGCGCTGCAGCAAAAGACTG CGTGCTCGTAACCAGCAGCGTTACCATGATGATGGCATCTCAGATGAGGAGATTGATGGGAGGAGGATGTTTGACCTGGAGGAGAAGGTTAACAGTGAGAGGTTCAGCTCTGACCGAGTGCTTCGCATGGATGGAAAAG ACTTTACATACGCATTCATTCAGAGAGGTGGTCTGAGGGACCCCGTCGTTTTTGAGAAGCCTGATGGACTGGGAATCAA GATGCCAGATCCTGACTTCAGCGTCAATGACGTCAAGATGTTTGTCG GTAGCAGACGCATGATAGATGTGATGGATGTGAGCACTCAGAAGGGGACCGAGATGTCCATGGCCCAGTGGACACGTTACTATGAGACCCCCCCGTGTCAGAGAGAGAAGCTCTATAATGTTATCAGCCTGGAGTTCAGCCACACCAAACTGGAGAACTGGGTCAAGAGGCCTGCCACA GTCGATCTGATCGACTGGGTGGACAACATGTGGCCTCGGCAtctgaaagagagacagagagactcgACTAACTCTATCAATGACATGCAGTACCCCAAAGTACAGAA GTACTGTCTGATGAGTGTTGAGGGCTGCTACACAGACTTCCACATCGACTTCGGTGGGACTTCAGTATGGTACCACATACTGAGAGGGAGCAAG GTGTTTTGGCTGATTCCTCCGACTCCTCAGAACCTGGAGCTCTATGAGAACTGGGTACTGTCAGGGAAACAAGGAGATGTGTTCTTGGGAGACAGAGCGTCTGACTGCCAGAGGGTTGAACTGAAGCGGGGCTGCACCTTCATCATACCCTCAG GTTGGATTCATGCCGTTTACACCCCGGTGGACTCGATGGTCTTTGGAGGAAACTTCTTGCACAGCTTTAACATCCCCATGCAGCTCAACATCTGTAGCATAGAGGACAGAACGCGG GTTCCAGCGAAGTTTCGTTACCCCTTCTACTATGAGATGTGCTGGTACGTGCTGGAACGCTACGTCTTCAGCCTGACGAAGACCTCCTACCTCACCCCAGAGTTTCAGAAACACTCCCTGGGCATTG GTCTGAAGAATCTGTGTGGCTCAGATCCAGTCAGTGAGCAGCTGAAGACTGAGGGGGAGGGTGTTGGCAGTGAGGAAGACTCTGAGAAGCTTCCACTTAAGGTCCACCTGACCCCCCTTGAACTGGAGGGACTCTGGAACCTGCTGGGTAAACTGGAAGCTCTGCCCTCTAACAAGAAGTGTGTCCCAGCAGGGATACACAACGCCCCGGCGCTCATCACACACATCAAG GCACTACTGAAGGAGCACGCTAATGACAATCCCAGCATGTCGTACACAGGACGGCCCATCGTCAGGTGGCCGAAGAGG CCATCATGGTACcaacctcctccccctcccccaccaccacctcgCCCTAAACTGTCCTCCACTCCCATCACTCCACGACCTCAAAAACCAGCGTCTTCCATGTCCGTGTTGAGACGACGCAGGGTCAG gtGTAAACGCTGTGAAGCCTGTATGAGACCTGAGTGTGGAGACTGCAACTTCTGCAGAGACATGAAGAAGTTTGGAGGCCCAGGGAAGTTAAAGCAGACCTGTGTCCTACGACAGTGTCTCTCT CCGGGCCTGCCTCTGTCTGCGGTGTGTGAGATCTGCAAAGAGCCCAATCAGGAGGAGACCGGAGACCCCTCCCTCACTCTGATGGAATGCTCCAACTGTGCCCAGATCGTCCACCCTGCCTGCCTCACA GTTCAGGGGGAAGGCGTGGTGAATAAAGACCTCCCGAGCTGCTGGGAGTGCCCGAAGTGTGTGCAGGGCATCACTGATCCAGAG CAGCCTAAAGGTGACCGAGGTGACAGCCTTCCACTG AAAAGGAAGTCCTCCTCTCTGCTTGACGCTCGTATGGCTAAGATCTACAGACGCCAGCGCCACAGCCGCGATGGAGAAGACTCCGTCAGTGACGATGACGATGAAG CCTCTCAGAGAAGAAAGATGGCACTTCACGCTCGGGGTGGGACTCACTCTTCCAAGAGGGCCTTTGGCGTTAACAGGAGAGGCCTGCTGAGAGGAGGCTCGGCCCACAGAGGCAGCAGAGCCGGGCTCGTGAGTCCGGGATCATCTTCTGTCCTCAAGCTCAAGCGAGGGGTTGGCATGAGGGACGCTGGACGCCGAGGACGAGGGGTCAGGTTGCGCGGAGGTTCCAGAATGCAGCGAAGAGGAGATGAGTCTGACGAATCTGACGAGGACGACGATGACGACGAGGATGATGACGACGAGGACGAcgacgacgatgatgatgatgatgaggaagaggaggacagcgAGGACGGAGATAAAGAACAGCATCGTCGACACAGGAGACGGCGCAGGAccgatgatgatgaggatgaagacGTAGACAGCGAGGGGCAGTTTGAccctgaagaggaggagatggacactctggaggatgatgaggaggaagaggtggaggaggaaggcCGCTGGGATTCGGACCCAGAACCTCCGGTCCTGCTGGTGTCTGATCTGAGCGATGACCTGCTGAGTGGCTCCTACCTGACGGTGACTCTACAGCGCCCCAACAAGGCCAAGAGACAGTGTG GCTCCATAGTTCCaaagctggaagcagccatggGCCCGAGGACTGCTGCAGGGCAGCAGGGCTTTATTCAGAGAAAGGGCGCTCTGTCCAAACCTGCACGGCTCAGGTGCACAGACCCCGCGGCTGACAGCATAACCCCACGAGGACCCGGCAG GCCTCGCCTGCGTGGTAGCCGTGGTGAGAGAGGCGCTCGAACTCGCTCCGCGTCTTCttcagaggaagaggaagctgCTGCTCACCCTGCGTCCTCCACCCTGTCTTCTCCATCGTTGCCGTCTCTGCTCTCCTTTAAGGATGTGGGCAATGAGAGAGGCGGGGAGAAGGAGGTCTGGGTGTCTGTGTTCAGATACTTGAACAGAGCTGAGCTGCTGGCCTGCATGACTGTCTGTAAGGCCTGGTACAAGTG GAGCTGTGACAAACGTCTGTGGAGCCACTTGGATGTGAGTCGGTGCAGCCCGCTCAGCAATCAGGCCCTCGCAGGCATTGTCAAACGACAGCCCACCTCTCTGGACCTTTCCTGGACGCCCATGGCCAAGAGACAGCTGAACTGCCTGCTAACGAGACTCCCAG GtctgagagagctgagtgtgacTGGTCTGCCCTGGTCCTGTCTGTCGGCAATGGTTTCTCCCACTCTGCCCCATCTACGGCTGCTAGACCTGCGCTGGTGCGACGGCGTCACAGACGCCCAGATTAAAGAGATCGTCACGCTGCCTG gtTTGGAGTCATCCCGCAGCAGACTGAGGAACATGGTGACGCTCCGCCTGTCCGGTCTGGACATCACTGAGTCCACTCTGAGGCTCCTGCAGCGCCACATGCCGCAGCTGGAGAGGCTGGACCTGGCTCACTGCAAGGATTTAACAGACTCCTCGGTCGCCCTGTTGGCAGCAGCTGGGACTCACACACGCAATAACCTCACCGAGCTCACGCTGGCAG gcTGCAATGAGCTGACCGATGGCTGCCTGTCCTATCTGAAGCGCCTCTCCTCTCTGACCCTGCTCGACCTCAGAGGCTGTAAAGGCATCAGCAGACGAGCCTGCGACGCCTTCATCTCCGACCTGTTCCACGTAGCTGTCTACTGCATGATGGAGGAGAAACTCATCCAGCGCCTGGATTAA